The Bacillus sp. B-jedd sequence GGGCGGGTAGCATTTCAGAATGCGTGTAAATATTGATCCCTTTTCCTTCCGTTTGCCGGAGAAGTTCTTCAAGGGCAAATAAGTTATGGCCTGTCACAACGATAGCACGGCCTTCAATTTTGTTTTGGCTAACCCGGATTGGTTCTGGGATTCCAAGCAGCTTCGTATGGGCTTCATCAAGCATCTCCATAACCCGTACGGCTGACTGGCCGACTTTCATTGCCATTTCGATATGTTCCTGGACATTGAAATTTGAATTGGTCAAGGTCATGTAAAGCGCTTCATGAGTAACCTTATCTACAAACGAGTCCGTATAGCCAAGTTGATTGGCATGAGTCCTATAAGCCGCAATCCCTTTCAATGCGAATAAAATGGTGTCCTGCAGGCTCGCTATATTTTCATCTTTCCCGCAAACACCTATGACTTTACATCCGCCTGATGGAGTTTGCTCGCATTGATAACAAAACATTTTTATTCCCCGCTTTCTATCGTACTTACAAAACAAAGAATAATATAAATTTCGATCTCAAGAATGTGATGTTTCTCACAAATACTCAATTGTCAAAATTCGTTCATACTCTCAGCAGCTTTTCACTCTTCTATTCGCTTTGTCATAAGATGTGATAGAAAATAATAAAAAGAGAGGGAATGGAAATGCCTGAGGAAGAAAAGAAGAAAAGCAATAATAAGGAAAAGTCCAGAACTTTACAGCCTGAACATTTTGACATTGTCGCCCGTTCTGTGAATGATTTTTTTCATTATCCTCCCGTTAGGGGTTTTCTCCAGACAATTGATGAATTTTTTAACCAGCCTTTTCCGCGAACAGCTTTCCACATTGATTTAAAGGAAACAGTCGATGAGTATATCATCACAGCTGAACTACCGGGGGTTGAAAAGGAGCAAATTCAAATTGGCATTTTCAGTAACAGAGCTGTCATTTCGATTGAAAACCGGGAAGAGCTGGCTGAAACAGACGAAGCGGCTGGGAATTTCCGAAGAAGGCTCACCAAAAAGCTTGATTCCAGATCCATTTCTTTCCCTAAACCAATCATTGAACATAAAGCCAAAGCAAGCTGCAGGGATGGATTACTAACAATCAGGCTGCCAAAAGACAAAGGGAAACAGCTGAAAATTGATTCTTGATACAGATAGAAGGTGCGGGATTTCCCCCGCACCTTCTTGTTTTCATTCCTCCGCATCCGTATCGAGCCAATCGTTAAAGTAAGCCCGAGGTACTTGGAAATAGTCCATTGTATATTTAAGGAATCCAGCGGTGTTTACTTCCCTGTATTTAAAGTGATTGTAGTAACTGGCTAAATAATTCATCGCCGCTGTTTTTTCATCTGCTGCCCCTTTGACCCGGTAGTTATCGTGTACAAGCCTGTATAGGTTCAATGCAGGCTGGCCATAGACGAACCCGGTATGCTTTACTTTGTCCACAGGCGTATTGGAGTATTGCCGATTGATCTTTTCCTCCTCTATGCTTTTCATTCTATTATTGGATAACTCCTGGGCCAAGCCAAGCGGTTCATCTTCCTTAATATAAAAGTACATATTTGTCGCAAACTCTGTAAATCCTTCGTCTATCCATGGCTCATGAAAGGAATCATTCGCGACGACCCCATAGAAATACTGATGGGCGATTTCATGGACAATCGCAATTTTGAAAAAGCTATCAAAATCATGATATGGATTTACTGTCACCGCGCCTGGATATTCCATGTTCTGCCCCAAATCCAGAATTAGATCCAGCTGCTTATGCGGATACTCGCCAATTTTCTCCTGATAAAAGGACAGTGCACTTTTAGCCAAGCCGAGCGCTACCTTTGGATCCCGGTTATGGTCATTTTTCGAAAACAGTCTAATGTCCACACCCTTGGACTTTTCATGATAGACGTCCATGTCTTTAACAAGCGCAATAAAAAAGTCCCTAACTTTCTCGGCTTCCGCCCGGCCTTCCTTTTTTGGCTTTTCCGGGTCTTGATCTGAAGTCGAGATAAACGAATATCCCTCCGGCAGGGCATACTTAATTTTATAATCAGAAAAACCTGTATGGAATGTTTCCAACCCGTTTGTGAATTCTTCTTTATTCCATTTCCCTTTCTGGAAAGTTGCCAGCATCGGATACCATTGGGCCAAGTAATAGTTATCACCTACCCTTGAAAGCCTGCTGCCTTCCTCGGGAAGTTCCATTATATAAGAGAAGCTGGCCATTACTTTATTTCCCATTTTCATTTTCTTTGGAAGTTTTAACGTTAATGTATCATTCTCCAGTGTGAAAGAAACCTTCTTCCCGTCCACTTTTATACTTTTTATCTCCACTTGCGAGTGGCCTTTAACAGTTTCATACGGATGGCCTTCACGGAAGGAATTTGGTATGAAATAAAAAACGAGTTCTTCCCAGTTTTTTTCTGATAAGTTTTTGACAGCTACATTTGCATCAACAGAAAAGGTTCCTGTTTCGTCCATCTTTAAGCCAATATCATAGCTTGCCTGGCTATAGTTTTTGACACCTACATCATTATTTCTCGTTGCATATACGAATGTCCCCGAAAAAAAGAGGAGCAGGATTAATATGATTAGCGCGAGCTTCTCCCCACGAAGAGGCCAAAACCTCTTTGTTCCGCCGAATTCTTTTCGTTTAGGCTGCAAAACCGGCTCAAATCCTGTTTTAATCCACGGCATCCGCTGGTAATTAGACTGGAAGCGATTTTTAAGCCCATTAGCGAGCAGGCTGAACGATAAAGTAGTAATGAGCAGTACAGTCAGTGGAACAGTCAGGACATGATATGTACCATAAATATTACCCCTGGCCTGGCCAACAAGGCCTGCCAGCTCGTTAGTCATTGAAAAATAAAGCAAGGGGTCAAATGTCATCTTTGTCCCGCCGACAAAAATGTTGACTAGTGCCAGCTGCCCCATAATTGTAATGACATAAACAATCTCCAAAATGAACATAACCGTGAGCGACTCTTTCATCTGTGGGAAAATATGCTGCCAAATGATCCTATTCCTGCTGGCGCCCAATGTTCTTGCCGCCTCTACAAAGACAGACTTATTTATTTCCTCTGTTTTTTTCCTGATTGAGGAAACAATGCTTGGGGTGCTGATTGCCGCAGTGATGACAATAAAGTAAACAATCAGCTTAAAAGTGCTGATAACTGGATTAAAATTTATTGGCATAAGGAAAAAATACAAAATAATGAATAGAGGGACATAGCTCCATGCTTTTTCAAACGCCTCAACCCATCCGGGTACCCTTTTCAGCATGCCTGCGTAGAGGCCGATCAGTGTCCCTAAAGCCATTTTCAAAACAGTAACGGCGATTGAAATAAAAATAGTATATTTTAAACCATGAAGGATATAGGTAAGCAAATCATACCCCCAACGGTTGGTTCCCAGTGGATATTCCTTCATTTTAAATGGTTCTACAGGCGGGGCGACAATCGTACCGCCCGTATATTTTGCCTCGAGCTGTTCGGTAAGGTTATGCGGGGCAAGGATGCTGCCAAACAATGCAATAAAAATGAGGATTGCGACCATAAAAACCCCGAGGTACAATGCATAATTAATTTTCATCAATTTATTCATAAATGAATCCCCGCTTGAACAAATAGATTGCCACCCTTACTACGGCATACGTTATGAAAGAAATCAACAGCATGGAAAAAAGCCCAATAGCTACCGGCTGCATTGAGCCATTTTGAAAAATGAATTTCGTAATTCCCGGAACGTTCATCAAATATTCAATAATAAATAAATTGCCAATCGCCAAGGAAATGACCTTTGTCAATTCGGCATTGATAAACGGTTCAATGTTCTTAAAAATATGCTGGAAGTTTATATAATTCGGTGCGAGCCCTTTTGCCACAGCCGTCCTCACAAAATCTTCCCCGCTTGCTTGGTAATACTTGACCGCGACAATCTTAAAAAGATATAA is a genomic window containing:
- a CDS encoding Hsp20/alpha crystallin family protein, producing the protein MPEEEKKKSNNKEKSRTLQPEHFDIVARSVNDFFHYPPVRGFLQTIDEFFNQPFPRTAFHIDLKETVDEYIITAELPGVEKEQIQIGIFSNRAVISIENREELAETDEAAGNFRRRLTKKLDSRSISFPKPIIEHKAKASCRDGLLTIRLPKDKGKQLKIDS
- a CDS encoding ABC transporter permease subunit, giving the protein MNKLMKINYALYLGVFMVAILIFIALFGSILAPHNLTEQLEAKYTGGTIVAPPVEPFKMKEYPLGTNRWGYDLLTYILHGLKYTIFISIAVTVLKMALGTLIGLYAGMLKRVPGWVEAFEKAWSYVPLFIILYFFLMPINFNPVISTFKLIVYFIVITAAISTPSIVSSIRKKTEEINKSVFVEAARTLGASRNRIIWQHIFPQMKESLTVMFILEIVYVITIMGQLALVNIFVGGTKMTFDPLLYFSMTNELAGLVGQARGNIYGTYHVLTVPLTVLLITTLSFSLLANGLKNRFQSNYQRMPWIKTGFEPVLQPKRKEFGGTKRFWPLRGEKLALIILILLLFFSGTFVYATRNNDVGVKNYSQASYDIGLKMDETGTFSVDANVAVKNLSEKNWEELVFYFIPNSFREGHPYETVKGHSQVEIKSIKVDGKKVSFTLENDTLTLKLPKKMKMGNKVMASFSYIMELPEEGSRLSRVGDNYYLAQWYPMLATFQKGKWNKEEFTNGLETFHTGFSDYKIKYALPEGYSFISTSDQDPEKPKKEGRAEAEKVRDFFIALVKDMDVYHEKSKGVDIRLFSKNDHNRDPKVALGLAKSALSFYQEKIGEYPHKQLDLILDLGQNMEYPGAVTVNPYHDFDSFFKIAIVHEIAHQYFYGVVANDSFHEPWIDEGFTEFATNMYFYIKEDEPLGLAQELSNNRMKSIEEEKINRQYSNTPVDKVKHTGFVYGQPALNLYRLVHDNYRVKGAADEKTAAMNYLASYYNHFKYREVNTAGFLKYTMDYFQVPRAYFNDWLDTDAEE